In Plasmodium coatneyi strain Hackeri chromosome 4, complete sequence, the genomic window GCCATTTCGAACACCATGGATTTGCCTGAACGGTTAATACCCAGATGTAGGTCTCGTCTAGCATTTGGCCGATTAGTGTTCAGTCCATATAAGGGAGacgaaatagaaaaaattataaaagaaCGATtggaaaattgtaaagaaaTTATCGACCATACGGCTATACAACTATGTGCGAGGAAAGTGGCCAACGTGTCTGGCGATATCAGAAAGGCGTTACAAATATGCAGAAAGGCCTtcgaaaataaaaggggacAAAAAATAGTACCAAGAGATATTACCGAAGCGACCAACCAACTGTTCGATTCACCACTCACCAATGCAATAAATTACTTGCCGTGGccatttaaaatgttcctCACCTGTGTTATCGTAGAATTAAGAATGCTCAACGATTTTATCATACCCTATAAGAAGGTTCTAAACAGATATAGGGTTCTTGTCGAAACAAGTGGCAAGTACATAGGCATGTGCAGCAATGCAGAGCTATTTAAAATTATGCTAGACAAGTtggtaaaaatgggcatCCTGCTCATTCGTCCTTATATACCCCTTGAAAGtttggcaaaaaataaaaacaaagaaactCTCCTTGGGTTCAACGAATCGTCTAAGAAGAACGGTCCAGAGGGGAGCAAATCCACCAGGACGCAAGTCAGCGCAGAAATAGATAAAGAATCTGGAGACATGGGTTTGGAGCTCAACGTCGAAACGCAGCTCATCATCACCGCCCTCATGAAGGATGCCGAGTGTTCACAGAAACTCAACTTTTACTAATCATCTGTGGGGGTAAACACCGGCAATCATTTCGAAGCAGATACGTGTGCGTACCTACGATGTTCGCTTATTCCTTTTACCCCCGCTggagtgcatttttttcgtgaCGTCTCCCACTGTGCCCACCTCAACTTTGCAGACCACAAGTGGGGAAGCACTCATTCAcgtcgttctttttttccgttttaaCCAATTTGACTCAACGTTGGTACGAAAAGGGTCCACCCTAATCGTGCCCCattttgaaagaaaaaaaaaaaaaattctcttttaaatttaaaaaggcaAGCACCACATGGAACCGCCActttgtgtgcacatgttttacaaaaaaaaagaaaaaaaaaatgtgatgcAGCGGGGCATCAAAACATTTTATGCGTCATATACTTCCTTCCGGAGAATGCTCTACGGCATGTCCAGATCTGTGCTGTCTGTGCAAACGCCCCTTCACTACGCATAGCAACAGGTGGAAAAACCACCTCCACGTGGAGCATCTCCCTCAATGTCATCCCTTCCgctgctttttcttcttcttaacgtagtcaataatttttttcaccgaGTGGGAGTTCTCGTCTGAATCATCGCTGCTCTCCATTATTCGTTTCTTCTTAACCTGAAGAGGGGtgcaaagggaaaagtgACCGAATAGGCACTATATGAAGGGACCGCTTATATATCTTtgttacttttctttttttgaatcATTGGGGGAAATCGCGTAGGGATAGGCAAGTGGACCCATGTTAGAGGGGTTCCCCCTGCGGACGCCACTCCACCTTACGTTCAAATTGGTGAACACATTCCGGCTAGGTTTCCCAAAAGTCGACTCCTTCCCACTATTCCTATCgttactcattttttttttaaaaataaaatttttaagatTGTCTACCACAGCTTTATTACACCCCTTATTAGCCTTCCCATCCACGCGATTGTTCGAATtagcattttcctttttttgcaacttttCTGTACTTGccatttttgtgcttctGCACGTCTTTGCATTTGGGGAAATTCCCCCCACTCCATCATATCCTTTCTCAGCCTCATCTACTTCCTCATCGTCGTCCCCCTCATCATGCGCCATATACGCATCATACTTTGTGCACTCCTCATAATTCGCACTTATCTTACTAATGAGTTCTTCGACTCCCTTGTCCCCCACAAACTCAAGGTCACTTGTCAGCGGCGGGCCCATGGTTGGCTATTCACACAATGGAATATGTACCCACAGGAAAGGGAGATTTGCCGTCCATCATGCGAATCGAAGAGCAGGTATGCACACATACGTGCATTCGCATGAACAGACGTATCAATGCAGGGAACTACGTCATTATAGAAGACTGTTACTTCTGCATGTCGGTTAAGGACGGGGACAAAGTACAGTAAAGTAGGAGTAGTCCCTACGTGGGTATCACCACATAGGCATCACCTGCGAGGATACTTCCAACCCGAGTGTACCATTTtatgtcccccttttttccaccccccgGAAAAAAGATCCATTTCGTGCGTGCCTATTGCTGTTACAGCCGCTGAAGGTTTATTGCTACTTGtaagccatttttttttttttttctttttccttcgcaCTCTGAGAATATGCAGCAGAGTgatgctttttattttgatcGCCGAAATGGGAAGAACCGCTAAGATGACATGGGAAggatatttcttttttttttttttttttacatttggtGGAGAATTCCCCGATTTGTAAATTCAATTAACCCACCGCACTGCAATTCCGACCGGAATTAAGTGCCCCCCCATTCTTTACAATAATTTCTCAAGCGCttaagattaaaaaattttttttttttcccaactttGCTACATGGGGGTATAATAACCCATTGGTCCTACTCATTCATTTTGCTGAAACAGATATGAAGCTACGaattaaggaataaaaaattcctttttttttcgagcaACTTCTCTCCACCAGTGAAGCGGCAACGATATAAATGTATCCACACGGAACAAACGCGTAGTGAGAGTTAAAGCGAAAATGGTCCTACTAAGCAACGCTGCGTTCATTGAAGAGCTGAACAAACTATGTGGAGTGGTGgacgagaagaaaaaaacgtcCATTTGGATTACCATGAAAAAAGGTAAGTACAGACAAGAGAGGGTTGGGAGttgcttttcttctccatttgtgCCAACTGTATGGCATCCAAATGGGGATAGACCCCTCAGCCAAGCGGCGCCAATACATGTGTACCTACACGTGCCTACGAACATTACACACATGTATTGCTATTAAGAAAATGCATACATAGCAAATGATGCACTGCGAGTAACACATAGTGGATAATTCACATGACGAACTCtgtccctccccctttttccctcaCCGGGTGAATTACCCACAATACAGTCAAAAGAAACACCCTGAAGAACGTCATcgccaaaaaggaaaactcggacaagaaaaataaaaggaccAACAAGGATGATAAACAGAGCAACAAAAAATACTTCTGCTTGGTTAGGGCCACcgatgggaagaaaaaaaaaatttcaacacACGTATACGATAATgtcattaatttttcccaaGAGCTGAGTAGCATCATGCGTAGTTAGCACGTGGCCATTTCGTCAAATTGGAAGACGTGTCACATCGTCGTGGTGCCAGCGAACATACCAACTTTATCCCCTTTTATGCCCCCTCAAGGACAGACCGAAAAAGGAGAGCATATCATTTTTTAGCCATTTCACATGttccaaatgaagaaggaaaaaagtaacattTGTAAATGAACAGATTGAACAGTGGAAACTACTGTGGTGGGCGcgccacaaaaaaaaaataaataaataaaatacacacaaTGGTTGCTGCAACGGCAATCGCAGTGGGGCTTGCTAGCCGAATTGCAAAGGTAAAACTCCCGTTGGCTCACCACCCCGTGCACAATTCGTACTAACACCTCTTTTCCCGCTAACGCTGTAATTGATGTGGTTCATAGAGGATTATTCGCCAATTCGCACGGGTATGAGGATCTCCTTCATCCTGTCCAGGTGGAACACATCCCTCCTTGGGAACGCATCGAATCATCTCCCCCCCCTATGGACCGCCCTGCACGTCCTGCTCCTGGGAGACAAAATCGGTGAGCACTCGGAAGGCCTTCTTGGACGTCTTCAAATATGCATACAGTTTATAcgttagtatttttttcaccttctgcATCTGCACACCTGACAGGTGGATGCTATCCATAAAACTTAAAAACTGCAAAATGTGATCGTCTTGATTTTCTATGGCGTTTTTATAAACTTCCGGGAGGTAGAGGCATTCATATTTCTGACTCTGCTGCGTGTTCTTGTATGTGCCTTCTCCGGGGGGCAATTGCTTCCCATCGGAGTTGTAATGAGTGTCATCCAAATGGTTGGAGCAATCCTCTTCGTGTTGTTCCCCACCAGCGGTTTCGTCTCCCCCTTCGGATGAGCAACTCGGGGTGGGAAACTCCGTCAGAAAAAACTTCGACGGACTCAGCAAATAGTAGACGTAGTCAGTGAATGAACTGGAAAGGTTGGCCATGTCAAATGGTTTGCCACCCGTACCTTCGTTCTTCTCCTCAGTCGAACCTACATCGTTCGTAGTACTCCCACCGGAAGTAGTTGTACTCTTGTCGATGCAGCGGGACAGGGCACCACTTGGCGACTTgagcaaaaggggaaagtttGCCCCCCCGGATAAACCCACTGAGTGGAACAAACTGGTTTTACACTTCAAAGGAAACGCAAAGAGGTCACACTTCTTACTGTTAAAAGAGATCCTGCTCTTTCGGAGACACCTCCCCTGGTTCGCATTCAAGATGTTATAAGGAGCAAGCTGGATGTTCCTCGTATCtccaaaaataataatattcgTCTCGGTGTAAACATACACATTCGTGTCAATGACGTTCTCTATTTTGAGACTCCTTGTGACTAAATGCACATCCAAATTTttggaattaaaaaaagtagagaTCATTTCTATGGCTAGCGAAATGATACAGCAATTTACGCACAAATGAATTTTCAAATATTCTAccttcgaaaaaataaaaatattgcaCTCTTTGCAGTTACTTATGTTTACGATATTTTTGTCACTCGTTATGTAAATAGTCTTTCCCTGCATATTCTTTATCTCAAAAATATCGTTCTTAATATTTTCGATGCCGTAGTGGGGTCCATTTGTATCGTTACTACTGCAAGGGGGTGTAGTTGAAGAGAGACTCTGCCCGTTGTGTGATAACCCCTTGGCCATTTCATCCCCCACACAATCCGTCATACATAAGTTGCTTAACAACCACGTTAGGATCTCCTTcgttttgtacaaaatttttggcTCATTCTTCTGTAGGTACTTCTCATACACATTGGTATGGTCATTTGTGTCTATTATAAAATCGAGCAGAAAGAGATGTTCGCTTTTAAAGTAGAGGGGTGTATCCGTGAGGGTGCTACTATTGACAATATCCGTTGCGCATAAAAAGGCAATAAGGTAGGTCTTCAAAAAATGCTTGTAATTCTTCCcacagaaatggaaaaaatccGACAGGTTCGATTTGGACATACCACTACTTGGACTGTTACTCCCATTCAGGCTGCTACTTCCTACACCATTGACAACACCACCTAATCCAGACGAAGAGTTGGATATGGATCTGGGAGAACTGCCAAAGTGGGGCCAACTGTCTTCGCTCAAATTTTTGTCGTACTTCCTCTTCACATTAtctattttcaaaaattgcaaaattataaaaaatatgaccaaCTCTATGCACACCTCTTCGTCTAGCCAATTTTCATTCCACGCGTCGGCAGGACTGTCTCCCTTTGCCCCGTCTTTCCCTCCACCGCAATGCTTGTTGGGGGCTACGTCAGCCACAATACTGCTGTCCATATGGATGCCTACTTTGCCAAATTGACTACTACCATTGGTGTGACTCGAACTGAGAGAAGTCACCCCGCTTGTATCGTCCCGCCAGTTTGGTTTATCACTCTCCTGATGCccctctcccccccttcggTCACCCCCCTGCTTATGCAACTCCTCCAGCGACGCGTTAAATATCGTCTTCTGCCCATTGacgttgttcttcttctttacgCTCTGCAAAGTTATACTTAAGAGGATCCACAGAGATTTGCAGACATTATGGGTAAAGTTGGCTGAACAAATATTGTCTTGTCCTTTTATGGCTTCATTGTAACTTAGCCAACTATCCAAAG contains:
- a CDS encoding Signal recognition particle subunit SRP14, with the translated sequence MVLLSNAAFIEELNKLCGVVDEKKKTSIWITMKKVKRNTLKNVIAKKENSDKKNKRTNKDDKQSNKKYFCLVRATDGKKKKISTHVYDNVINFSQELSSIMRS